One genomic region from Phragmites australis chromosome 1, lpPhrAust1.1, whole genome shotgun sequence encodes:
- the LOC133889205 gene encoding uncharacterized protein LOC133889205 — protein sequence MAMAVDHMDIAPAGTAAVRQRRGWLRWMYSPVGTEHGTAPGIAPDVVTADEGTKKPRRGWLRRLVPRGHTLRRRWKLRGASSRLAAALPRWKRMSSGLSVGGGWASALLDAVAFRVMYVVEAVVLGLALSCFFCCCGCQI from the coding sequence ATGGCCATGGCCGTAGATCACATGGACATAGCGCCGGCTGGGACGGCGGCGGTGCGACAGCGCAGGGGGTGGCTCCGGTGGATGTACTCGCCCGTGGGCACCGAGCATGGGACGGCGCCGGGGATCGCGCCCGACGTGGTAACGGCCGACGAGGGCACGAAGAAGCCGCGGCGCGGGTGGCTGCGGCGGCTGGTGCCGCGGGGGCACacgctgcggcggcggtggaagCTGAGAGGCGCGTCGTCGAGGCTGGCTGCCGCGCTGCCGCGGTGGAAGCGGATGTCGTCGGGGCTCTCCGTCGGCGGCGGCTGGGCATCAGCGCTGCTCGACGCCGTCGCGTTCCGCGTGATGTACGTGGTGGAGGCCGTCGTGCTCGGCCTCGCGCTCTCCTGCTTCTTCTGCTGCTGCGGCTGCCAGATATAG